TCAAAAAATATTGAAGGAGCATTAACATCTTATGCTGAAGCATGGAATATACTTCAGTCACTGCGAGCGGATTTAGTCAATAGTGCTGATAATCAGTTTTCTTTTCGTCAAAATGTCGAACCTGTGTATCGAGAATTTATTGATTTACTATTGCAAGCTGAGAGTAGTAAAATTAATTTTAAAAAACTAGGATTGCTTAATAATATCACCACAGTATACAGTTCTAATCAAGAAAATATTCCCTTCAATATAGCTCGTTTAGTTATGGAATCACTGCAATTAGCAGAGTTAGATAACTTCCTCCAAGATCCTTGTTTACCACCAATAGAAAAGTTAGTACAAATTGAAAATATTGATCAAGAAGCAGCAGTTATTTATCCAATTCTTTTGAAGGATAGATTAGAGGTTATTCTATTTCAAAAAAATAAATCTCCTTATCATTATTCAGTTCCTAAAGATTCGCAAATAAATTTTAATAAAACTATAGAAAATTTCGCCGACCTTATCTATAGTCAAGTTGAGGATGGAAAATTATCTGCTTTGGAACAACAGAATAGAGATAGAACCAAAACGTTTAATGAGAATAAAGAAGAGGTTTTAGAAGTTTCTCAACAACTATATAAATGGTTAATTGAACCGCTAAAACAAAAAGATCATCTAGACCAGGTTAAAACTTTAGTATTTGTACTAGACCGTGTTTTCCAAAACATTCCCTTAGCTGCTCTTTATGATGGTAAAAATTATTTAATTGAAAATTATAATATAGCTATAAGTGTGGGTCAACAACTCAAAGACTCAAAACGACTTGAACCAAAAAATATAGAGATTTTAGCGGCTGGTTTGAGTAAAGAGGTTTCAGTCCAAGGGAATAAATTTCCTGAACTAAAAGATATCAAAGATGAGTTAGAAAATATTAAAAATTTAAAGGATAAACTCAGAATAAGTCCAAAAATACTTTGTGATTACAAAGAAATTTGTCCCCAGGAATTTACCAAACATAATTTCCAAATAGAGATGAAATCTTCTCCTACGGTAGTACACTTATCAACACACGGTGTTTTCAGTTCTAACCGAGAGCAAACGTTTATAGTAACTAGTGATATTGACGACAATACGATTAAAATAGATGATTTTCAGAATTTACTCAACCCCCAAGGTAAAAGTAGAAACAAAAATATTGAATTACTGGTTTTAAGTGCTTGTCAAACAGCTTCGGGAGATGAAAAAGCAGCACTGGGTATGGCCGGGGTGGCTTTGCGTTCCGGTGCAAGTAGTACCATTGCTAGTTTATGGCCTGTATCAGCTAAAGGTACAACAGAGTTGATGAAGGAATTTTATGCAAATTTAACTAACTCTGATGCGAAAATGAGTAGAGCGGAAGCACTTCGTAAAGCCCAAATTTCTCTCATGAAACAAGATGGATATCAGCATCCTTTTTACTGGGCGGCTTTTACCCTTATAGGTAGTTGGCTTTAGCTATATTAAGAGATTAGCGTGATTAGAAAAGAAGTTCTTACACCTCTTCTTTTTTTATTCACAAAACTATCCATATTCATCTTATTTACTTTTAATTTCCTTTAAGTTGATCACGAAGTTCTTCCGCCTTTTTTTTTCCATTCTCAAATTTACCTCTATTATACTTGTCTACTTTATCAATTGCTTTCTGGAATTCTTTAATAGCTTCTTCTAAAAGTTGTATGGCTTTATTCTTATCTGATGGATTTAATTGTTTGGCTTGGTACATTAAGGTTTCACCTTTATTATATAAGTTTAAAGAACAACCTTTATTCAGGTCTGTTGGAGATTGATGACCTTTATTTTGAGGATAACAACTTAACTGAATAGCCTGTTCAAAAGATGCCTTTGCCCTATCATAATCTTGCAAATCTTTTTGAGCATATCCTAAACAAGACCAACCACTAAAATCATTTTGATTATTATTAGTTGCTTTTTCACAAACACTCTCTGCATCTTTATATTTTTTTTGATTATTATAGATTTGTCCTATGCTAACTTGAGGAAGTATATAAGTTTTATCATTTGCTATTTTTTGTGACATATTATAATCTGCGATTGCTTTTGTATATTTTTTTTGACCATTTAGCGCATTTCCTTTTAATAAATAAGCCTCTTTAGATGGACGGATATTGATGGATTTCTGACAATCTATTTCAGCTTCACCATAATTTTCCCGCTCATTTTTTTCCTTACAACTTATCAGCAAAGTCATTTCTGGTGGTTCTGGTCTGTTTAGTTTCCAAACGATATACGCTAAAAATCCTATACTAAATACACTAAAGATGAACAATAATTTCTTATCCTTCTTTAACCATTTCACAATTCCATTTTGAGGTTTGAATCCTCGACCTAAACTCTTCAAATCCTTCAAAACTTCTTGTGCAGATTGATAACGATCTCCTAAATGAAAGCGCACCATTTTAGTTAAAATTTTTGCCAATTTAGAGTTAATCCGGATTCCATTGGGCAAGATTACCTCATTACGCGAATCTTTTTCTAAATCTTGAGGATGTACTCCTGTTAAAAGTTGAATAGCTGTCATCCCTAAAGCATAAATATCACTACTGGGTTTTGGTTGATTTTCTTTTTGTTCAAAAGGCATATATCCATCCGTTCCCCCTGGTTGCTCAACTATTTTGTTATTTCTATACTCTAAAGT
The window above is part of the Dolichospermum sp. DET69 genome. Proteins encoded here:
- a CDS encoding CHAT domain-containing protein; amino-acid sequence: MARQRCLFFHAVQPLLKPIFMWKYRRKLTTFFLALLTLISTLIFPIFSANKVTGTEIKIKPTSVLISQVSNSLNLEQQGKKYYDIGNFSEAAKIWQQAADAYGKDKEGKNKNLINKAKALQSLGLYPETCNQLLQVFNIVDFKCEQLKSSDKSIDNKIIDHLESQPNSLNKVIGLRLLGETFQKFGQLELSQQLLKVSKIAAQQYPDQQSAIFISLGNIERAIGNRERDKLNYTSQIEFILSEKCNNEFNLHDENQIKCTNNEYIDIKSYYEAFRHYNQARNYYKQTANNHTNSITGIQAELNQLSLLLDIQEWWNEQFNKSQRYQPYTWTELKDDLNNQIEYLWKSINSHLVKLSESPQIIRELVYAKINFAENLTRWRKNTQNDKLPQEQEIAQLLSTAIQNARKFKDQQAEALALTHLAKLYELQSQKENLTKEDRVDNLSQAKIFTKQALMLLNNLNFDNRQILYRNRHQLGRILRDSKNIEGALTSYAEAWNILQSLRADLVNSADNQFSFRQNVEPVYREFIDLLLQAESSKINFKKLGLLNNITTVYSSNQENIPFNIARLVMESLQLAELDNFLQDPCLPPIEKLVQIENIDQEAAVIYPILLKDRLEVILFQKNKSPYHYSVPKDSQINFNKTIENFADLIYSQVEDGKLSALEQQNRDRTKTFNENKEEVLEVSQQLYKWLIEPLKQKDHLDQVKTLVFVLDRVFQNIPLAALYDGKNYLIENYNIAISVGQQLKDSKRLEPKNIEILAAGLSKEVSVQGNKFPELKDIKDELENIKNLKDKLRISPKILCDYKEICPQEFTKHNFQIEMKSSPTVVHLSTHGVFSSNREQTFIVTSDIDDNTIKIDDFQNLLNPQGKSRNKNIELLVLSACQTASGDEKAALGMAGVALRSGASSTIASLWPVSAKGTTELMKEFYANLTNSDAKMSRAEALRKAQISLMKQDGYQHPFYWAAFTLIGSWL